In the genome of Flexistipes sinusarabici DSM 4947, one region contains:
- a CDS encoding sensor histidine kinase — protein MFRRINKTKIKILNLSLKWRIIIFYFFFGFIPLVFISYYSFFISSKSISSTTEKQVKELMNGVSQRMDAFYYKIKGDIYQLSDNPIVQLVFLQFSYSQRVQYLWDKLAKYRTNSVNYDRISLYTPTAELVLTTPKVNRAESKRLVSTSIITDAFSRDFSLYRINRGEAGSLLFIKRVYDFENNEEPVGLVVYEISNDMFTDFLDQVDIGEGIVKSIIGKNGEKIYEHNEGNVNKSTLSDSSFVKYSTNVSSLGWDISISIPEKVLFEDIYNLRNKSLFFSILVALIAFTSALFFIKRILVPIRKVIDGTKRFAEGDLDYHINLETGKELKVLSEAFNNMAQQLQSRQNELIQTNKLVSLGLLSASIAHEIKNPLAGIKTSVQAISKRKIYESSEREILNNVTSEVDRLNKIVTEMLNFAKPVPSVKSNVRIDAVVEKALTFLANDLKNKKVKVYNRLKPSEKYLDEDQFLQILINLMLNALASIKTEGGFINIHQENDSGEVLIIEDNGIGIPEDKLDKIYDPFFSMSKEGTGLGLSVVYSLAKQNNIDIEIDSAENAGTKVKLKFKGDNENG, from the coding sequence ATGTTCAGACGCATAAATAAAACAAAAATTAAAATATTAAATCTATCATTAAAATGGCGGATAATAATATTTTATTTTTTCTTTGGGTTTATACCTTTGGTGTTTATTTCATACTATTCTTTTTTTATATCTTCCAAATCCATAAGTTCCACTACAGAAAAACAGGTGAAAGAACTTATGAATGGAGTAAGTCAAAGAATGGACGCATTTTATTATAAAATAAAAGGGGATATCTATCAACTGTCTGATAATCCCATAGTGCAGCTGGTATTTCTTCAGTTTAGTTACAGCCAGCGCGTACAGTATTTATGGGATAAACTGGCTAAATACAGAACAAATTCTGTTAATTATGACAGGATCAGCCTTTATACCCCAACTGCCGAGCTTGTTCTTACAACGCCTAAGGTAAACAGAGCCGAAAGCAAAAGACTTGTTTCCACGTCCATAATCACCGATGCTTTTTCAAGAGATTTCTCTCTTTATAGGATTAACAGGGGGGAGGCAGGTAGTTTGTTATTTATTAAACGTGTTTACGACTTTGAAAACAACGAAGAGCCGGTAGGCTTGGTGGTTTATGAAATATCCAACGACATGTTCACCGACTTCCTGGATCAGGTGGATATTGGAGAAGGAATAGTAAAAAGTATAATCGGCAAAAACGGCGAGAAAATTTATGAGCATAATGAGGGCAATGTTAATAAATCAACGCTGTCTGATTCCAGTTTTGTCAAATATTCGACAAATGTCAGCTCTTTAGGCTGGGATATAAGTATATCTATACCTGAAAAAGTTCTTTTTGAGGATATCTACAACCTGAGAAATAAAAGTCTGTTTTTTTCGATTCTTGTTGCTCTTATAGCTTTTACTTCTGCACTTTTTTTTATCAAAAGAATCCTTGTGCCCATAAGAAAAGTTATTGACGGTACAAAACGCTTTGCTGAAGGGGATTTAGATTATCATATTAATCTGGAAACGGGTAAAGAGTTGAAGGTTCTCTCTGAAGCTTTTAATAACATGGCTCAACAGTTGCAAAGCAGGCAGAATGAACTGATTCAGACAAATAAACTCGTTTCCCTGGGGCTGCTTTCAGCCAGTATAGCACATGAAATTAAAAATCCTCTGGCAGGAATAAAAACGAGTGTTCAGGCTATATCCAAAAGAAAAATTTACGAGTCATCTGAAAGGGAAATCCTTAATAACGTTACCAGTGAGGTTGACAGACTGAATAAGATTGTTACTGAAATGCTTAATTTTGCCAAACCTGTTCCTTCAGTTAAAAGCAATGTTCGTATTGATGCTGTTGTGGAAAAGGCACTCACTTTTTTGGCGAATGATCTGAAAAACAAAAAAGTTAAGGTTTATAATCGTTTAAAACCCTCTGAAAAATATCTGGACGAGGATCAGTTTTTGCAAATACTTATTAATCTTATGTTAAACGCACTTGCTTCAATAAAAACCGAAGGAGGCTTTATTAATATCCACCAGGAAAATGACAGCGGCGAAGTATTGATAATTGAGGATAACGGTATTGGAATACCAGAGGATAAACTGGATAAAATATATGATCCCTTTTTTAGCATGTCAAAAGAGGGAACCGGCTTAGGTCTTTCTGTTGTATACAGTCTTGCAAAGCAAAACAATATTGATATTGAAATTGATAGTGCTGAAAATGCAGGTACAAAAGTTAAACTTAAATTCAAAGGTGATAATGAAAATGGCTAA
- a CDS encoding sodium:solute symporter family protein has protein sequence MEKILFIIAVTAIGIPVFLSGKSISTEKDFSLADRKASSFSVAAIIIGTLVGGASTIGTVQLAYKFGLSAWIFTLGSGIACLLLGLFFARPLRKAETTTVSEYIGLSLGEGFRKYSSIFTSAGIFVHIIAQILASASILIVVFHMSLKEASITSAAILGIFTLSGGIKSTAAMGKIKIVILYVVILSCFLIAAFKSGGFADLSSQLPKNIKWFSLFSYGQKDAALDLLSMVIGVLATQTYLQAIFSARSVSEAKKGSFLSALLIPPIGLMGVFIGMYLKVSHPELESVTTAALPYFIENYFPAALSTLFMAFVFIIIIGTGSGLTLGVITNIYRDILPAQNKGSQLKRVRIIGIILLMIALAVVLLELNNVILEWSYLSMGIRGSAIFLPLCLCIFIKRITVNKKVRILLYATPIVYLILNLIII, from the coding sequence TTGGAAAAAATTTTATTTATTATTGCCGTCACTGCAATAGGTATCCCCGTTTTCCTTTCCGGAAAATCCATTTCAACAGAGAAAGATTTTTCACTGGCAGACCGTAAAGCATCTTCGTTTTCTGTTGCCGCCATCATAATCGGGACTCTTGTGGGAGGAGCATCAACAATAGGGACTGTACAACTTGCTTATAAATTCGGTCTGTCGGCCTGGATTTTTACTCTCGGCAGTGGTATTGCATGTCTGCTTTTGGGGTTGTTTTTTGCCCGCCCCTTAAGAAAGGCTGAAACAACCACCGTTTCTGAATACATAGGTCTTTCTTTAGGAGAAGGTTTCCGAAAATACAGCAGTATTTTTACTTCAGCTGGTATTTTTGTACATATTATAGCCCAAATTTTAGCATCAGCATCAATACTGATTGTCGTCTTCCATATGAGCTTAAAAGAAGCAAGCATTACATCAGCAGCCATTCTGGGAATATTCACTCTAAGCGGCGGGATAAAAAGTACTGCTGCAATGGGTAAAATAAAAATTGTTATTCTCTACGTCGTTATTCTGAGCTGTTTTCTCATAGCAGCATTTAAATCCGGCGGATTTGCAGATCTGTCATCCCAGCTGCCTAAAAATATCAAATGGTTTAGTCTTTTCAGTTACGGTCAGAAAGATGCCGCCCTTGACCTGTTATCCATGGTAATCGGTGTTCTTGCCACGCAAACATACCTGCAGGCAATATTTTCTGCACGCTCCGTTTCAGAGGCTAAAAAAGGCTCTTTTCTGAGTGCACTGCTTATCCCCCCTATAGGACTTATGGGAGTTTTTATTGGAATGTATTTAAAAGTATCCCATCCGGAACTTGAATCAGTAACCACTGCAGCCCTGCCTTATTTTATAGAAAATTATTTTCCGGCCGCATTATCCACACTTTTCATGGCTTTTGTTTTCATCATCATCATAGGCACGGGTTCCGGTCTGACATTGGGGGTCATTACAAATATTTACAGAGACATCCTTCCTGCGCAAAATAAAGGCAGCCAGCTGAAAAGGGTAAGGATTATTGGCATTATACTGCTTATGATCGCTTTAGCGGTGGTACTGCTGGAGCTGAATAATGTTATCCTTGAATGGAGTTATCTTTCGATGGGGATCAGAGGATCTGCTATATTCTTACCGCTGTGCCTTTGCATCTTTATCAAAAGAATCACTGTCAATAAAAAAGTACGCATACTTCTGTATGCAACACCAATAGTTTATCTGATTTTAAACTTAATAATCATATAG
- a CDS encoding glyceraldehyde-3-phosphate dehydrogenase — MSSKETEYFADWNERSMKAEMMIPIIGKLYREKSVIITLYGRSLVNKTAIDIIKEHRFARKILENELSVNDTYPIMSIIQNMELSPCKIDIGKLTVKYLEQNPGDIKRFLENELKEAFREDKNVLKNPRDVVLYGFGRIGRLIARILIDKTGRGDKLRLKAIVVRKGGKDDLVKRAALLRRDSVHGQFNGTVKVDEEENAIIANGVMIKVIYANSPEEVDYTAHGINDAIVVDNTGKWRDREGLGQHLKAKGVSKVVLTAPGKGDIPNIVYGVNHSDINNENEDIFSAASCTTNAIVPVLKVIDDEYKIRTGHIETCHSYTNDQNLIDNYHKKSRRGRSAPLNMVITETGAAKAVAKALPNLSGKLTGNAIRVPTPNVSMAVLMLQLEKETNRESLNYHVRGKSLNSDLQWQIDYTNSPEVVSSDFVGSRFACIFDSQATIVDGDRCVLYVWYDNEFGYCTQVVRIVQNIAGINLLTLPKV, encoded by the coding sequence ATGAGCAGTAAAGAGACAGAATACTTTGCAGACTGGAACGAACGCAGCATGAAAGCCGAAATGATGATACCGATTATTGGTAAACTTTATAGAGAAAAAAGCGTAATCATAACATTATACGGCAGATCCCTGGTAAATAAAACGGCAATAGATATAATAAAAGAGCACCGTTTTGCAAGAAAGATTCTGGAAAACGAGCTTTCAGTTAACGATACATATCCTATTATGAGCATAATTCAAAATATGGAGCTCTCTCCATGTAAAATTGACATCGGTAAGCTTACCGTCAAATATCTTGAACAAAATCCGGGCGATATTAAAAGATTTCTGGAAAATGAATTAAAAGAGGCATTCAGAGAAGATAAAAATGTGCTGAAAAACCCCAGGGATGTTGTTTTATACGGGTTCGGCAGAATAGGAAGGCTTATCGCCCGTATTTTAATAGATAAAACCGGGCGTGGTGATAAACTGAGATTAAAGGCTATTGTGGTCAGGAAAGGCGGTAAAGATGACCTTGTGAAAAGAGCTGCACTTTTAAGGCGGGATTCGGTTCATGGACAGTTCAACGGTACGGTGAAAGTGGATGAAGAAGAAAATGCTATAATAGCAAACGGTGTAATGATAAAGGTTATTTATGCCAATTCCCCTGAGGAAGTGGATTATACGGCACACGGGATTAACGACGCCATTGTCGTTGATAATACGGGCAAATGGAGAGACAGAGAAGGTCTCGGTCAGCACTTGAAAGCGAAAGGAGTTTCCAAAGTTGTCCTGACAGCTCCCGGCAAAGGGGATATCCCCAATATTGTTTACGGTGTTAATCATTCGGACATTAATAATGAAAATGAGGATATTTTTTCGGCTGCAAGCTGTACCACGAATGCCATTGTGCCGGTGCTTAAAGTTATTGATGATGAATATAAAATAAGAACCGGGCATATAGAGACATGCCATTCATATACAAACGATCAGAACTTAATCGATAATTACCACAAAAAAAGCAGGCGTGGCAGGAGTGCACCTTTGAATATGGTGATTACCGAAACAGGGGCTGCAAAAGCCGTTGCAAAAGCTCTTCCCAATCTTTCCGGTAAATTAACGGGCAATGCTATAAGAGTTCCTACTCCCAATGTCTCGATGGCTGTTTTAATGCTTCAATTGGAAAAGGAAACTAACAGGGAAAGCCTTAATTATCATGTCAGGGGTAAATCTCTGAACTCTGATTTGCAGTGGCAGATAGATTATACGAACTCTCCGGAAGTGGTTTCTTCAGACTTTGTGGGATCGCGTTTCGCCTGTATCTTTGATTCCCAAGCCACAATTGTTGACGGTGACAGATGTGTTTTATACGTATGGTATGATAATGAATTCGGCTATTGCACGCAGGTTGTGAGAATTGTGCAAAATATAGCAGGAATAAATTTGCTGACTCTGCCAAAAGTGTAA
- a CDS encoding ammonium transporter, protein MESIVHLSYAIDTFYFLICGALVMWMAAGFAMLEAGLVRSKNTTVILTKNVVLFAIACVMYLLIGYYIMYSSSAGGIVPNFGFLIGSENSAADILAGGDSAPYYSARSDFFFQVVFVATAMSIVSGAVAERMKLWAFVIFCVILTGFIYPVEGFWTWGGGWLSAMGFSDYAGSGIVHLAGASAALSGAIFLGPRKGKYGPKGQVNAIPGANLPLATLGTFILWMGWFGFNGGSELKMSDITSANNVAQVFVNTNAAAAGGLVAALIVATILFKKADLTMILNGALAGLVAITAGPSAPSALGATLIGVVGGIIVVFSIIFIDKTLKIDDPVGAISVHGVVGTWGLIAVPITNPDASLGVQVLGALSIFAWVFAVSSIVWLILKLFIGIRVGEEEEYEGLDFIECGMEAYPEFTKTSK, encoded by the coding sequence ATGGAAAGTATTGTACATTTAAGTTATGCAATTGATACGTTTTATTTTTTAATATGCGGTGCGCTCGTTATGTGGATGGCGGCCGGTTTTGCTATGCTTGAAGCAGGTTTGGTAAGGTCCAAAAACACCACGGTTATTTTAACAAAAAATGTTGTTTTGTTTGCAATAGCATGCGTGATGTATTTGCTGATAGGCTACTATATTATGTATTCAAGCAGTGCCGGCGGAATTGTGCCGAACTTTGGTTTTTTAATAGGCTCAGAGAATTCTGCAGCAGATATTCTTGCCGGTGGTGATTCTGCTCCTTATTATTCGGCTAGATCAGATTTCTTCTTTCAGGTGGTTTTTGTTGCCACTGCGATGTCCATTGTTTCCGGTGCGGTTGCCGAAAGGATGAAATTATGGGCATTTGTAATTTTCTGTGTTATTTTAACCGGCTTTATCTACCCTGTGGAAGGCTTCTGGACATGGGGCGGTGGATGGTTGAGCGCAATGGGCTTTTCAGATTATGCGGGATCCGGTATCGTTCACCTTGCCGGAGCGTCAGCTGCTCTGTCGGGTGCTATTTTTTTGGGACCCAGAAAGGGAAAATACGGTCCCAAAGGGCAGGTGAATGCTATCCCAGGCGCTAATCTGCCGCTTGCAACACTCGGAACTTTTATATTGTGGATGGGCTGGTTCGGATTTAACGGCGGTTCAGAGTTAAAAATGTCCGATATAACTTCAGCCAACAATGTCGCTCAGGTTTTTGTGAACACCAATGCAGCGGCAGCAGGTGGGTTGGTGGCTGCTCTTATTGTAGCAACAATACTGTTTAAGAAGGCAGATTTAACAATGATATTGAACGGTGCTTTAGCAGGACTTGTTGCTATAACAGCTGGTCCTTCAGCACCATCAGCTTTGGGAGCTACACTCATAGGTGTTGTAGGAGGGATTATCGTGGTTTTCTCCATTATCTTTATAGATAAAACGTTGAAAATAGATGATCCAGTAGGTGCCATTTCCGTGCATGGGGTTGTAGGCACCTGGGGGCTCATTGCGGTTCCAATAACAAATCCCGATGCATCATTAGGGGTTCAGGTGTTGGGAGCTTTGAGCATTTTTGCATGGGTTTTTGCAGTCAGTTCCATAGTATGGCTTATTCTGAAATTGTTCATAGGTATCCGTGTGGGTGAAGAGGAAGAATACGAAGGACTCGATTTTATCGAGTGCGGAATGGAAGCTTATCCTGAATTTACAAAAACAAGTAAATAA
- a CDS encoding P-II family nitrogen regulator, with amino-acid sequence MKLIRGILKPHKLDDVKNALMEVGIIGMTVIEVKGYGRQKGHSELYRGAEYKIDFVPKVQIDVVVADDQVEIVVEKIVSSANTGRIGDGKVFVLPVEETVRIRTGEKGLKHYKHKFSEV; translated from the coding sequence ATGAAACTTATCAGAGGGATTTTAAAACCACACAAACTTGATGATGTCAAAAACGCCCTGATGGAGGTTGGTATAATCGGTATGACTGTAATCGAAGTGAAAGGCTATGGCAGGCAGAAAGGCCACAGTGAGCTTTATCGAGGTGCTGAATACAAAATTGATTTTGTGCCGAAAGTGCAGATTGACGTTGTAGTTGCAGATGACCAGGTTGAAATCGTTGTAGAGAAAATTGTTAGTTCTGCAAATACCGGACGTATAGGTGACGGAAAAGTATTTGTTCTACCCGTTGAGGAAACTGTTCGTATCCGAACCGGGGAAAAGGGGTTGAAGCATTATAAACATAAATTTTCGGAGGTATAG
- the dnaJ gene encoding molecular chaperone DnaJ: protein MLTKDYYEILDIHRNASDAEIKKAYRKLALKYHPDRNPDDKEAEEKFREVSEAYQVLSDPQKRAQYDQYGRVFDEGFAGGGGGFNNDDFASTIFEEFFGDAFGDFFGGGAGRRAQKRPRRGSNIEMKVDVEFKEAAFGVKKTVDIPKVVKCHRCNGKGAEPGGVTTCSRCNGTGQFVRRQGLFQISTPCPECNGTGQFIKEKCKECHGEGSLRKNKKLEVKIPAGIESGMTLRVSGEGNDGSNGGPAGDLFVHVNVKEHEYFKRDGRDIVLELPVSFVDASLGTTVDVPTLDGSETIKIKPGSQPGDNIVLKGKGIADVQGYGIGNMRIVLKVILPTKLNKKQRALLEEFKENSDEETYKSHNSLWNKMKSFFASCLTV from the coding sequence ATGTTGACGAAAGACTATTATGAAATTCTGGATATACATAGAAACGCTTCCGATGCCGAAATAAAAAAGGCATACAGGAAACTTGCGCTAAAGTATCATCCTGACAGAAACCCCGATGACAAGGAAGCCGAGGAAAAGTTTAGAGAGGTAAGCGAGGCTTACCAGGTTCTCAGCGATCCCCAGAAAAGGGCACAGTACGACCAGTACGGCCGTGTTTTTGACGAAGGATTTGCCGGGGGCGGAGGCGGATTTAATAACGATGATTTTGCTTCCACAATATTCGAAGAATTTTTCGGAGATGCTTTTGGAGACTTCTTCGGCGGCGGAGCAGGAAGAAGAGCTCAAAAACGTCCGAGACGCGGCTCTAATATAGAAATGAAAGTTGATGTGGAGTTTAAAGAAGCGGCTTTCGGTGTAAAGAAAACCGTTGATATTCCCAAGGTCGTTAAATGTCACAGATGCAATGGTAAAGGAGCGGAACCGGGCGGAGTAACCACATGCTCAAGGTGTAACGGAACCGGGCAGTTTGTACGCAGGCAAGGTCTTTTCCAGATTTCTACGCCCTGCCCGGAATGTAACGGAACCGGCCAGTTCATAAAAGAGAAGTGCAAGGAATGCCATGGAGAGGGGTCTTTAAGAAAAAACAAGAAGCTTGAAGTAAAAATTCCGGCGGGCATTGAATCCGGCATGACTTTAAGAGTAAGCGGAGAAGGTAATGACGGCAGCAACGGAGGCCCTGCCGGTGATCTTTTTGTTCATGTTAATGTCAAAGAGCATGAATATTTTAAAAGAGACGGTAGGGATATTGTTTTGGAGCTCCCCGTTTCTTTTGTAGATGCTTCATTGGGAACCACGGTCGATGTGCCGACACTTGACGGAAGCGAAACCATTAAAATTAAACCCGGGTCACAGCCGGGAGATAATATTGTTTTGAAAGGAAAAGGTATTGCCGATGTGCAGGGTTATGGTATCGGGAATATGAGGATTGTACTTAAAGTTATTCTGCCCACAAAGCTTAATAAGAAGCAGCGGGCACTGTTAGAAGAATTTAAGGAAAACTCTGATGAAGAAACGTACAAATCTCACAATTCCCTGTGGAATAAAATGAAAAGTTTTTTTGCAAGTTGCCTGACGGTATAA
- the dnaK gene encoding molecular chaperone DnaK, whose translation MSNTGGRVIGIDLGTTNSVVSIMEGGQPKVIVNAEGMTTTPSVVAFTDSDEKLVGMLAKRQSITNPTNTIFSIKRLIGRKYEAKQVDKAKDILPYKIVPADNGDAWVEVKDKKYAPQEISAMILQKLKKTAEEYLGETVTDAVITVPAYFNDAQRQATKDAGKIAGLNVLRIINEPTAASLAYGLDKKNDEKVAVYDLGGGTFDISILELGDGVFEVKATNGDTFLGGDDFDMRLVEWLIDEFKKENGIDLGKDKMALQRLKEAAEKAKHELSSSVETEINLPFITADQSGPKHLVKKLSRGKFESLVSDLVERTLEPCKKSLEDAGISASEIDEVILVGGMTRMPLVQQKVKEFFGKEPHKGINPDEVVAIGAAIQAGVLRGDVKDVLLLDVTPLSLGIETMGGVMTKIIPRNTTIPTKKSQVFTTAADNQTSVTVHVLQGEREMAADNKSIGRFDLVGIPPAPRGVPQIEVTFDIDANGIMNVSAKDLGTGKEQSIRITASSGLSEEEVDRMVKEAEANAEADKKKKELAELRNQADTLVYSTEKSLKDHGDKVDAETKENIEKALDELKKAQAGEDTEELKKAIENLSNVSHKLAEAVYQATGGQETGQDAGQAGAETGTGGADQSKGSKEEDVVDADYEEVNDENKDKQ comes from the coding sequence ATGAGTAACACAGGCGGAAGAGTTATAGGAATTGATTTAGGTACCACCAACTCTGTTGTTTCGATAATGGAGGGCGGTCAGCCTAAAGTGATAGTAAATGCCGAAGGTATGACAACCACACCTTCGGTTGTAGCTTTTACAGACAGCGATGAAAAACTTGTGGGAATGCTTGCCAAAAGGCAGTCCATTACAAATCCCACTAATACGATTTTTAGTATCAAAAGGCTGATAGGCAGAAAGTATGAAGCCAAGCAGGTGGATAAAGCAAAGGATATTCTCCCCTATAAAATCGTTCCTGCAGATAACGGGGATGCTTGGGTTGAGGTGAAAGATAAAAAATACGCTCCTCAGGAAATTTCCGCTATGATTCTGCAGAAGCTGAAAAAAACAGCGGAGGAATATCTTGGGGAGACGGTTACCGATGCTGTAATCACGGTCCCTGCATATTTTAATGATGCTCAGCGTCAGGCCACAAAAGATGCCGGTAAAATAGCGGGACTCAATGTTCTCAGAATTATAAACGAGCCTACGGCTGCGTCTCTTGCATACGGTTTAGACAAGAAAAATGATGAAAAAGTGGCTGTTTATGACTTAGGAGGCGGTACCTTCGATATTTCAATACTGGAGCTCGGTGACGGTGTTTTCGAAGTGAAAGCTACAAACGGTGATACTTTTCTTGGCGGTGATGATTTCGACATGAGACTGGTTGAATGGCTGATTGACGAGTTCAAGAAAGAGAACGGCATAGATTTGGGCAAAGATAAAATGGCTCTTCAAAGACTTAAAGAGGCAGCGGAAAAGGCTAAACATGAACTTTCCTCTTCTGTTGAAACGGAAATAAATCTGCCTTTTATCACAGCGGATCAGTCAGGACCGAAGCATCTTGTTAAAAAACTTTCCAGAGGTAAGTTTGAATCTCTTGTCAGCGACCTTGTGGAAAGAACTCTGGAGCCATGTAAAAAATCACTTGAAGATGCCGGAATCTCAGCTTCTGAAATAGATGAGGTTATTCTTGTAGGCGGTATGACTAGAATGCCCCTTGTCCAGCAGAAAGTTAAGGAATTTTTTGGCAAAGAACCACACAAAGGTATTAATCCGGATGAGGTCGTTGCCATTGGTGCAGCTATTCAGGCCGGTGTGCTTAGGGGCGATGTTAAAGACGTTCTTCTGTTGGATGTAACACCTCTCTCTCTTGGGATTGAGACAATGGGTGGTGTTATGACAAAAATAATTCCACGCAATACAACTATACCTACTAAAAAGAGCCAGGTGTTTACTACCGCTGCTGACAATCAGACATCGGTTACTGTTCACGTTCTTCAGGGTGAAAGGGAGATGGCTGCCGATAATAAATCGATTGGCAGGTTTGATCTCGTAGGTATTCCGCCTGCACCAAGAGGCGTTCCCCAGATCGAAGTTACGTTTGATATAGATGCCAATGGTATTATGAATGTTTCCGCTAAAGATTTGGGAACAGGCAAGGAACAGTCCATTCGTATCACTGCAAGCAGCGGTCTTAGTGAAGAGGAAGTAGACAGAATGGTAAAAGAAGCGGAAGCTAATGCTGAAGCGGACAAGAAAAAGAAAGAGCTTGCAGAACTTAGAAATCAGGCGGATACTTTGGTATATTCCACTGAAAAATCATTGAAAGACCACGGTGATAAGGTAGATGCTGAGACAAAGGAAAATATCGAAAAGGCACTTGATGAATTGAAAAAAGCTCAGGCTGGCGAGGATACTGAAGAGCTGAAAAAAGCCATCGAAAATCTTTCCAATGTTTCTCACAAACTTGCTGAGGCCGTTTATCAGGCGACCGGCGGACAGGAAACAGGTCAGGATGCCGGCCAGGCAGGTGCGGAAACAGGCACCGGCGGAGCCGACCAATCTAAAGGCAGCAAGGAAGAAGATGTTGTTGATGCAGATTATGAAGAAGTAAACGACGAAAACAAAGACAAACAGTAA
- the grpE gene encoding nucleotide exchange factor GrpE — MKNKEDEFVNKENVEEKDDEKENNKGEAEPEAAFDNDEKKSDEEEKDEEVEILKKDREKLAKELQEARDKVLRISADTDNYRKRLAKESEDKVKYANQGLILELLNVVDHLEMALDHSAEDSNVEALRNGVELTLKQFKDVLKKYGVEEIKAKEGDTFDPNIHEAMMLDERHDLGNNCISTVMQKGYKLHNRVIRSSKVRVNKKEEKNNTQEENNE; from the coding sequence ATGAAAAATAAAGAAGATGAATTTGTTAATAAGGAGAATGTAGAAGAAAAAGATGATGAAAAGGAAAACAATAAAGGTGAAGCCGAACCGGAAGCGGCTTTTGATAATGATGAAAAGAAGTCTGACGAAGAGGAGAAGGATGAGGAGGTTGAGATTCTGAAAAAGGATAGGGAAAAACTTGCAAAAGAACTTCAGGAAGCTAGAGATAAAGTTTTACGTATTTCTGCTGATACGGATAATTATCGGAAACGTTTGGCTAAAGAATCTGAAGATAAAGTAAAATACGCTAACCAGGGTTTGATCCTTGAGCTGCTTAATGTTGTGGATCATCTTGAAATGGCTTTGGATCACAGCGCGGAAGATTCTAATGTTGAGGCCTTAAGAAACGGAGTGGAACTTACATTGAAACAGTTTAAAGATGTACTTAAAAAATACGGGGTTGAGGAAATAAAGGCCAAAGAAGGGGATACTTTTGACCCCAACATCCATGAAGCAATGATGCTGGATGAGAGGCATGATCTCGGTAACAACTGTATCTCTACAGTTATGCAGAAGGGATATAAGCTTCATAACAGGGTGATACGATCCAGCAAAGTCAGAGTGAATAAGAAAGAAGAAAAAAATAATACACAGGAGGAAAATAATGAGTAA